In bacterium, a single genomic region encodes these proteins:
- a CDS encoding nitroreductase family protein, with protein sequence MPLAEAMTTQRAIRRIKPDPVDDALVLKLIELALKGPTAQNEQGWEFIIVKDKEIKRKLGRQNRMMWRLYRSFANWKSKADPRAQKLYRATEWGVDHFEEVPVYVVACFRGNRFAFPPVVAASTYGSIFPAVQNLLLAARAAGLGANINTMPLWSNFAARQILGLPFGFTPCVVIPLGWPLGRYGPTTRRPVGEVVSLDRFGNRPWKMG encoded by the coding sequence ATGCCCTTGGCCGAGGCTATGACAACCCAGCGCGCCATTCGCCGGATCAAACCAGACCCCGTGGATGATGCCCTGGTGCTGAAGCTGATCGAGCTGGCACTGAAGGGGCCAACTGCGCAGAACGAGCAGGGCTGGGAGTTCATCATCGTGAAGGACAAGGAGATCAAGCGGAAGCTCGGCCGCCAGAACCGGATGATGTGGAGACTCTATCGCTCGTTTGCAAACTGGAAGTCGAAGGCCGACCCGAGGGCGCAAAAGCTGTATCGAGCGACCGAGTGGGGCGTCGACCACTTCGAAGAGGTCCCCGTTTACGTCGTCGCATGCTTTCGGGGAAACCGCTTCGCGTTTCCACCGGTGGTCGCTGCCAGCACCTACGGCTCGATCTTTCCGGCGGTCCAGAATCTGCTGCTCGCAGCCAGAGCTGCCGGCCTCGGGGCGAACATCAATACCATGCCGCTCTGGAGCAACTTCGCGGCGCGACAAATCCTGGGCCTACCCTTCGGCTTCACGCCTTGCGTGGTGATCCCGCTGGGCTGGCCACTCGGCCGCTACGGCCCAACCACGCGCAGGCCCGTAGGCGAAGTGGTCTCGCTGGATCGCTTCGGCAACCGTCCCTGGAAGATGGGCTGA